A genome region from Dolichospermum compactum NIES-806 includes the following:
- a CDS encoding ATP-binding protein, whose protein sequence is MLSIVQQDHRTVRSDLKLLNPVQQWFEEFCQQYLPKYGWSDSQIYRLNLALAEGFTNAVRHAHHALPPETTIEIQVSLWTDRLEVRIWDYGKPFNPDVITEPEPGTLQVGGYGWFLLRRLADKVVYERDSDSRNCLLIVKYCLEERQN, encoded by the coding sequence ATGCTTAGCATAGTGCAGCAAGACCATAGAACGGTAAGGAGCGATCTTAAGCTCTTAAATCCAGTGCAACAATGGTTTGAAGAATTCTGTCAGCAATATTTACCTAAATATGGCTGGTCAGATAGCCAAATTTATCGTCTCAACCTAGCTTTAGCAGAAGGTTTTACCAACGCAGTTCGTCATGCTCATCATGCTTTACCACCGGAAACAACTATAGAAATTCAAGTCAGTTTATGGACTGATAGGCTAGAAGTGAGAATTTGGGATTACGGAAAACCATTTAATCCTGATGTAATAACCGAGCCAGAACCGGGGACTCTACAAGTGGGTGGATATGGATGGTTTTTACTCCGTCGCTTGGCTGATAAAGTTGTATATGAACGTGATTCAGATAGTAGAAATTGCCTGTTGATTGTTAAATATTGTTTAGAAGAACGGCAAAATTAA
- the petD gene encoding cytochrome b6-f complex subunit IV codes for MSTQKKPDLSDPKLRAKLAQGMGHNYYGEPAWPNDLLYIFPVVIMGSFACVVALAVLDPALIGEPANPFATPLEILPEWYLYPVFQILRSLPSKLLGVLAMAAVPLGLILVPFLENVNKFQNPFRRPVATTVFLFGTLVTLWLGIGAAMPLDKSLTLGLF; via the coding sequence ATGTCAACCCAAAAAAAACCGGATCTGAGCGATCCCAAATTAAGAGCTAAACTTGCCCAAGGCATGGGTCACAACTACTATGGTGAACCCGCTTGGCCTAACGATTTACTCTATATATTCCCAGTCGTAATTATGGGTTCTTTCGCCTGTGTTGTGGCTCTAGCAGTTCTAGATCCAGCTTTAATAGGTGAACCAGCCAATCCTTTCGCTACCCCTTTGGAAATTTTGCCAGAGTGGTACTTATATCCTGTATTTCAAATACTCCGCTCACTACCTAGTAAACTATTAGGTGTGTTAGCAATGGCTGCTGTACCCTTGGGATTAATTCTCGTTCCCTTTTTGGAAAATGTGAATAAGTTCCAAAACCCCTTCCGTCGTCCCGTAGCAACAACAGTATTTCTTTTTGGTACTCTTGTTACCCTATGGTTAGGTATTGGTGCTGCAATGCCGTTAGACAAATCCTTAACTTTAGGATTATTCTAA
- the petB gene encoding cytochrome b6, with protein sequence MANVYDWFEERLDLQEIADDITTKYVPPHVNIFYCLGGITLVCFLIQFATGFAMTFYYKPTVAEAFSSVEYIMNEVNFGWLIRSIHRWSASMMVLMMILHTFRVYLTGGFKKPRELTWISGVILAVITVSFGVTGYSLPWDQIGYWAVKIVSGVPEAIPVVGVLISDLLRGGSSVGQATLTRYYSAHTFVLPWLIAVFMLFHFLMIRKQGISGPL encoded by the coding sequence ATGGCTAACGTCTATGACTGGTTCGAGGAACGCTTGGATCTCCAAGAAATTGCTGATGATATCACCACCAAATACGTTCCTCCCCACGTTAACATCTTCTACTGTTTAGGTGGAATTACCCTAGTTTGCTTCCTGATCCAGTTCGCCACTGGATTTGCGATGACATTCTACTACAAACCCACCGTTGCCGAAGCTTTCTCCTCCGTAGAGTACATCATGAATGAAGTCAACTTCGGTTGGTTAATTCGCTCCATTCACCGCTGGTCAGCCAGCATGATGGTATTGATGATGATTCTCCACACATTCCGAGTTTACCTCACAGGTGGCTTCAAAAAGCCCCGCGAATTGACCTGGATCAGTGGTGTTATCCTCGCAGTTATCACCGTTTCTTTCGGTGTAACAGGCTACTCCCTACCTTGGGATCAAATTGGTTACTGGGCTGTAAAAATTGTTAGTGGTGTACCAGAAGCCATTCCCGTAGTCGGCGTTCTCATATCCGATTTACTCCGTGGTGGTTCTAGTGTTGGTCAAGCCACCCTTACCCGCTACTACAGCGCCCACACCTTCGTTCTCCCTTGGTTAATTGCCGTCTTCATGTTGTTCCACTTCCTGATGATTCGCAAACAAGGTATTTCTGGACCTTTGTAA
- the ctpA gene encoding carboxyl-terminal processing protease CtpA codes for MALKLGFIHKGFWRLGCLLLLLFGLVLAGYVPPASALTPEQKLVYEVWRIVNRSYLDGTFNHQSWLDVRQNALKGHFANHEAAYTTIQAMLKSLDDPFTRFLDPEKYRSLQVSTSGELTGVGLQITLNPQTGVLEVITPINNSPADRAGLKPRDRILKIEGLSTENLTLDEAAAQMRGSRGSVVTLLIGREGEQDREVILVRDRISLNPVVSDLRLSPQGTKIGYLSLSQFSANAVTELAQAISILEKKGASAYILDLRNNPGGLLQAGIETARLWLDSGTIVYTANRQGIQGTYEAFGPALTTDPLVILVNKGTASASEILAGALQDNHRAQLIGETTFGKGLIQSLFELSDGSGLAVTIAKYETPNHRDINKLGIKPDQIISQPSLNREQIGTKTDTQYQAAVEFLSKNLVIGNW; via the coding sequence ATGGCACTGAAATTAGGGTTCATTCACAAAGGGTTTTGGCGGCTAGGATGTTTACTACTATTACTTTTTGGTTTGGTGTTGGCAGGATATGTTCCGCCGGCTTCGGCTTTGACTCCAGAACAGAAGTTAGTTTATGAAGTATGGCGAATTGTTAATCGCTCTTATTTGGATGGAACTTTTAACCATCAAAGCTGGCTTGATGTGCGACAAAATGCGTTAAAAGGACATTTTGCTAATCATGAAGCAGCCTATACTACTATTCAGGCGATGCTGAAGAGTTTAGATGATCCTTTTACCCGGTTTCTTGATCCTGAGAAATATCGCAGTTTACAAGTTAGCACTTCTGGAGAGTTAACTGGTGTGGGATTACAAATTACTCTCAATCCCCAAACTGGTGTTTTGGAGGTGATTACACCTATTAATAATTCTCCGGCGGATAGAGCGGGTTTAAAGCCACGCGATCGCATTTTGAAGATTGAGGGTTTATCTACAGAGAATCTAACTCTTGATGAGGCGGCAGCGCAGATGCGTGGATCAAGAGGCAGCGTGGTTACGCTTTTAATTGGCAGGGAAGGAGAACAGGATCGGGAGGTTATCTTGGTGCGCGATCGCATTTCGCTAAATCCTGTTGTTTCTGATTTACGATTATCCCCCCAAGGAACCAAGATTGGCTATCTATCCCTGAGTCAATTTAGTGCCAATGCTGTTACTGAGTTGGCACAAGCTATTTCTATTTTAGAAAAAAAAGGCGCGTCTGCCTATATTCTTGATTTAAGAAATAATCCCGGTGGACTCTTACAAGCGGGAATTGAAACTGCTCGTTTATGGTTAGACTCTGGCACAATCGTTTACACTGCCAACCGTCAAGGCATTCAGGGAACCTATGAAGCCTTTGGACCGGCTTTAACCACAGATCCTTTAGTAATTCTCGTTAATAAAGGAACTGCCAGTGCCAGCGAAATTCTCGCGGGTGCATTACAAGATAATCATCGCGCCCAATTAATTGGGGAAACAACTTTTGGTAAGGGTTTAATTCAATCTTTGTTTGAATTGTCAGACGGTTCTGGTTTGGCGGTGACAATTGCTAAATACGAAACTCCTAACCATCGAGATATTAATAAGTTGGGAATTAAGCCTGATCAAATTATTTCCCAACCATCACTTAACCGGGAACAAATCGGCACAAAGACAGATACTCAATATCAGGCGGCTGTAGAATTTTTGAGTAAGAATTTGGTAATTGGTAATTGGTAA
- a CDS encoding MBL fold metallo-hydrolase, with protein MSSFSQQSSYKTKPPRSILTKSLSTPENPLIFTNNSIFAFPPNRDTLGGTSYFIISNEGNILIDCPALEQINQDFLSLHGGVRWFFISHRGAIGKAAEYQQILNCEILIQEQEAYLLPGSTVTTFTDEFTLNATTQIIWTPGHSPGSSCLYYREFDGVLFSGRHLLPSQHGEPMPLRTSKTFHWLRQLKSVKLLSDRYTPQTLTYLCPGANTGYLRGKPCIDQAYQKITNLNLGDR; from the coding sequence ATGTCTTCTTTTTCCCAGCAGTCGAGTTACAAGACTAAACCACCACGTTCTATCTTGACAAAAAGCCTGTCAACGCCAGAAAATCCTCTGATTTTTACGAATAACAGTATTTTTGCCTTTCCACCTAATCGGGACACTTTAGGAGGGACATCTTACTTCATTATCAGCAATGAAGGAAATATTCTCATAGATTGCCCAGCTTTAGAACAAATAAACCAGGATTTTTTGTCCTTACATGGGGGAGTTCGGTGGTTTTTTATCAGTCATCGTGGTGCTATTGGTAAAGCCGCAGAATATCAGCAAATCTTAAATTGCGAAATTCTTATCCAAGAACAAGAAGCCTATTTATTGCCCGGTTCAACTGTCACCACTTTTACTGATGAGTTCACTCTCAATGCCACAACGCAAATAATTTGGACACCAGGCCATTCTCCAGGCTCTTCTTGTTTATATTATCGTGAATTTGATGGCGTGTTATTTTCGGGGCGGCATTTACTTCCTAGCCAGCATGGTGAACCTATGCCACTACGCACTTCTAAAACTTTTCATTGGCTACGACAACTTAAAAGCGTTAAGTTATTAAGCGATCGCTACACACCACAAACTTTAACTTATTTATGCCCCGGTGCTAATACAGGCTACCTCAGAGGTAAACCCTGTATAGACCAAGCTTACCAAAAAATCACCAACTTGAATTTAGGTGACAGGTGA
- a CDS encoding site-2 protease family protein yields MAFWFLLLLGSLTYLMMQQSVARATRTPVWLLWLVLMTPAFVLTGWTLIYGPKQAPPSALILWVSGVCLLLYWVLFNRGRQLPVNPQNQSPENLSPSNDPPPVETAPVRPIDLAEESQLRNCFPWSVYYLQNIEYRPQAVICRGQLRTMASAAYEQIKTNIEGQFGDRFLVIFQEGMNDKPFFVLVPNPQAVKPNNQQDAEKISEPVLALLLLVATLFSTTFIGLKIAGFNITQLESDFTLFFQGLPYALGLITILGTHELGHYLTAKFYKIRTTLPYFIPIPFFLGTFGAFIKIQSPIPHRKALFDVSIAGPLAGFIMTIPLLIWGLAHSEIVALPEKTGILNPNALNPKYSILLALLSKLALGSELTAKSAIDLHPVAVAGFLGLIVTALNLMPVGQLDGGHIVHAMFGQRTAVIIGQVARLLLLMLSFIREEFLFWAIILLFVPLVDEPALNDVTELDNQRDFMGLMSMALLLLIVLPLPKVLANLLQI; encoded by the coding sequence ATGGCATTTTGGTTTCTCCTCCTTCTGGGGTCATTGACTTATTTAATGATGCAACAAAGCGTTGCACGGGCTACAAGAACCCCTGTATGGTTATTGTGGTTGGTTTTGATGACACCTGCATTTGTATTGACTGGTTGGACGCTGATATATGGTCCTAAACAAGCTCCCCCATCAGCGCTCATTCTTTGGGTATCGGGAGTTTGTTTATTATTATATTGGGTATTGTTTAATCGGGGTCGGCAATTACCCGTAAATCCCCAAAATCAATCTCCAGAAAATCTATCACCATCGAATGATCCTCCTCCTGTAGAAACAGCACCCGTCCGTCCCATTGACTTAGCAGAAGAAAGCCAACTGCGAAACTGCTTTCCCTGGTCTGTCTATTATCTGCAAAATATTGAGTATCGTCCCCAAGCAGTAATTTGTCGGGGACAGTTGCGAACTATGGCTAGTGCGGCTTATGAGCAGATTAAAACCAATATTGAAGGACAATTTGGCGATCGCTTTTTAGTCATATTTCAAGAAGGAATGAATGATAAACCCTTCTTTGTTTTAGTTCCCAATCCCCAAGCAGTTAAACCAAATAACCAACAAGACGCAGAAAAAATTTCCGAACCAGTCTTAGCATTACTATTGTTAGTGGCAACTTTATTCAGCACGACTTTTATCGGCTTGAAAATTGCGGGTTTTAATATCACCCAACTAGAATCTGATTTCACATTATTTTTTCAGGGTTTACCCTATGCTTTGGGCTTAATAACTATTTTAGGAACTCACGAACTAGGTCATTATTTAACAGCAAAATTCTACAAAATTCGCACCACATTACCCTATTTTATTCCTATACCTTTTTTCTTAGGCACATTTGGTGCTTTTATTAAAATTCAGAGTCCCATACCTCACCGCAAAGCGTTATTTGATGTGAGTATTGCTGGTCCATTGGCAGGATTTATTATGACTATACCTTTATTAATTTGGGGTTTAGCTCATTCAGAAATAGTAGCCTTACCGGAAAAAACCGGAATATTAAACCCCAATGCACTCAATCCTAAATATTCAATTCTATTAGCTTTACTCTCAAAATTAGCTTTAGGAAGTGAATTAACTGCAAAATCTGCCATTGATTTACATCCAGTTGCAGTTGCAGGTTTCTTAGGATTAATTGTCACCGCATTAAATTTGATGCCTGTGGGACAGTTAGATGGTGGTCACATTGTCCATGCTATGTTTGGACAACGAACTGCTGTGATTATTGGTCAAGTTGCCAGATTATTATTACTAATGCTTTCGTTTATCCGAGAAGAATTTTTATTTTGGGCAATTATTTTATTATTTGTTCCCTTAGTTGATGAACCTGCTTTAAACGATGTCACAGAATTAGATAATCAACGAGATTTTATGGGATTAATGTCAATGGCTTTGCTACTGTTGATTGTTTTACCATTACCCAAAGTTTTAGCCAATTTGTTGCAGATTTAA
- a CDS encoding phycobiliprotein lyase — MNIEEFFELSAGKWFSHRTSHHLAFKQSEDGKSDIVIEMLAADHPEVIKLCEQYEIAPNTASCGARVTWNGTMEWDEEKHQGSTVLATVPNTDNPDEGKLLREMGYAEKAPVAGSYKIGDDGALTLITEYETMWSEERLWFASPNLRMRVSVLKRFGGFSMASFTSEIRMGSTDASKKATEAANSQKS; from the coding sequence ATGAACATTGAAGAATTTTTTGAATTAAGTGCTGGAAAGTGGTTTTCCCATCGCACCAGTCACCATTTAGCGTTCAAGCAGTCAGAAGACGGCAAATCAGACATCGTAATTGAGATGTTAGCCGCTGATCATCCAGAAGTAATTAAACTGTGTGAACAGTATGAAATTGCCCCAAATACAGCTTCCTGTGGGGCGCGAGTTACCTGGAATGGCACAATGGAATGGGACGAAGAAAAACATCAGGGTTCGACTGTTTTAGCTACAGTCCCCAATACAGATAACCCAGATGAAGGTAAATTACTCCGAGAAATGGGTTATGCCGAAAAAGCCCCCGTTGCTGGTAGCTATAAAATCGGTGATGATGGTGCTTTAACTCTAATTACTGAGTATGAAACCATGTGGTCTGAAGAAAGGCTATGGTTTGCCAGTCCTAATTTACGGATGCGGGTAAGTGTGCTAAAGCGTTTTGGTGGTTTTAGCATGGCTTCCTTCACTTCTGAAATCCGCATGGGTAGCACAGATGCTTCTAAAAAGGCTACTGAAGCCGCTAATTCACAAAAATCCTAG
- a CDS encoding HEAT repeat domain-containing protein, translated as MAAPSLEVIATQLESPNLRDRMIALASLRHISADDAVPLIKKVLDDESLQLRSMAIFALGIKKTPECYSILVKILETDPDYGIRADAAGALGYLEDNRALEVLSRAFYEDTDWLVRFSAAVSLGNIKDPRAHDILIQALNSEEIVIQQAAISALGEIRDINSVTHILRFAQSEDWLVRQRLAEALGNLPTPKSVSALKYLEKDSHKNVAEAARISLQRLEETNNLS; from the coding sequence ATGGCTGCTCCAAGTTTAGAAGTAATTGCGACTCAGTTAGAAAGTCCAAATTTGCGCGATCGCATGATAGCTCTTGCTAGTTTGCGTCATATATCTGCCGATGATGCAGTCCCTTTAATTAAAAAGGTTCTAGATGATGAATCCCTGCAACTGCGCTCAATGGCAATATTCGCTCTAGGAATCAAAAAAACCCCAGAGTGCTATTCTATTCTGGTAAAAATTTTAGAAACAGATCCAGATTATGGCATCCGCGCTGATGCTGCCGGTGCATTGGGATATCTAGAAGATAATAGAGCCTTAGAAGTGCTATCACGGGCATTTTATGAAGATACGGACTGGCTAGTGCGATTTAGTGCTGCCGTATCTTTAGGTAATATCAAAGACCCTCGCGCCCATGATATTCTCATCCAAGCGTTAAATAGCGAAGAAATAGTCATCCAACAGGCGGCTATTTCAGCTTTGGGAGAAATCCGCGATATAAATTCTGTCACACATATTCTCCGTTTTGCTCAATCAGAGGATTGGTTAGTACGACAACGACTAGCTGAGGCTTTAGGTAATTTACCGACTCCCAAAAGTGTCTCCGCCTTAAAATATCTGGAAAAAGATAGTCATAAAAACGTTGCTGAAGCAGCCAGGATTTCTCTACAAAGACTTGAAGAAACCAACAACCTGAGTTGA
- a CDS encoding fasciclin domain-containing protein: MNANYGKLLPKITAIIGLMSIGLLTTIPSPAKEVRSRPSIFNEPPYNRGSKPSETPPVGEPTQPATEVPPAPVSEPTQSTLVNLLKKNESFKTLTKAVEAAGLTETLQGKGPFTIFAPTDAAFAKLPADALKDLLKPENKEVLVKILTYHVVPGKVLSTDLKSGEVKSVEGGAINVKVDPATGVTVNDAKVTQADIQGSNGVVHAIDNVILPPDL; encoded by the coding sequence ATGAACGCTAATTACGGCAAATTATTGCCCAAAATCACTGCAATCATCGGATTAATGAGTATCGGTCTTTTGACTACTATCCCATCTCCAGCGAAAGAAGTCCGCTCCAGACCAAGTATTTTCAATGAACCACCTTACAATCGTGGTAGCAAACCTAGTGAAACCCCACCAGTCGGCGAACCCACCCAGCCAGCAACAGAAGTCCCCCCTGCACCGGTTAGCGAACCTACGCAGTCAACATTAGTGAATTTGCTTAAGAAGAATGAATCCTTTAAAACTCTCACTAAAGCCGTAGAAGCCGCAGGACTTACAGAAACCTTACAAGGAAAAGGTCCTTTTACCATTTTTGCTCCTACAGACGCAGCATTTGCAAAACTACCAGCGGACGCATTAAAGGATTTATTGAAGCCAGAAAATAAGGAAGTATTGGTCAAGATTTTAACCTATCATGTAGTCCCAGGTAAGGTACTCTCCACTGACTTAAAATCTGGGGAAGTAAAAAGCGTAGAAGGGGGTGCTATTAATGTTAAAGTTGACCCCGCTACAGGTGTAACTGTCAATGATGCCAAGGTAACTCAGGCAGATATCCAAGGTAGTAACGGTGTTGTTCATGCAATTGATAACGTAATTCTGCCTCCTGATTTATAG
- a CDS encoding glutathione S-transferase family protein codes for MLELYQWELSQFSEKVRLLLDYKRLEYRKIEVAPGIGQLELFRLTGQKQVPVLKDGNRYIADSTEIAKYLDSEYPDYPLIPIDPKKGALTLLLEDWADESIGVKGRKALFAAISQDQSFRKSLLPISTPDILRSVVEGVPGDFLSALGFGVGFTPDVVNAAVTSLKQDLDIITQLLVGSPYLTGDEPTLADLTVASLSMLLKFPEGAYLDLPVSLRGKGLSSIANNPDYEAFFAWRDRIYSQFRKPLPGITPPVGNSPTSIQID; via the coding sequence ATGCTAGAACTATATCAGTGGGAACTATCTCAATTTTCCGAAAAAGTTCGTTTACTCCTAGATTATAAAAGACTGGAGTATCGCAAAATCGAAGTTGCTCCAGGAATTGGCCAGCTAGAATTATTTCGTTTAACTGGACAAAAGCAAGTTCCAGTGTTAAAAGATGGCAATAGATATATTGCTGATTCTACAGAAATCGCTAAATATTTAGATTCAGAATACCCGGATTATCCTCTGATACCGATAGATCCCAAAAAAGGCGCTTTGACTTTATTATTGGAAGATTGGGCTGATGAATCTATAGGTGTTAAAGGTAGAAAGGCTCTATTTGCAGCTATTAGTCAAGATCAGAGTTTTCGTAAGTCGTTGTTACCAATTTCTACTCCAGATATTCTCAGAAGTGTTGTGGAAGGTGTTCCTGGTGATTTTCTGTCGGCGCTGGGTTTTGGTGTCGGTTTTACCCCAGATGTGGTAAATGCGGCTGTTACTAGCTTAAAACAAGATTTGGATATTATTACCCAATTGTTGGTGGGTAGTCCTTATTTAACAGGTGATGAACCAACTTTAGCTGATTTAACAGTTGCTAGTTTATCCATGCTTTTGAAGTTCCCCGAAGGCGCTTATTTGGATTTACCAGTATCTCTCAGAGGGAAAGGGTTATCGAGTATAGCCAATAATCCTGATTATGAAGCATTTTTCGCTTGGCGCGATCGCATCTACTCTCAATTTAGAAAACCATTACCAGGAATCACACCACCCGTAGGAAATTCACCAACAAGTATTCAAATTGATTAA
- a CDS encoding helicase HerA domain-containing protein: MNLGLPLGSVIEGSLTGGLEVRLHPDISVEDMRVGKFLVVQGMRSRFFCMLTDVSLGMANDRITASPPNWEDSFLREVLAGSGTYGMINLAPMLMFTPESPESSFSNNGKSSNSFIPSSTGLASFQPQTSTTMELLPVKTIPSHFSQVYEANEEDFRKVFGWEDDPQRNNFSIGKPLDMDVPICIDLNRFVERSNGIFGKSGTGKSFLTRLILAGVIRKNAAVNLIFDMHSEYGWEAVAEGKNVNTVKGLKQLFPGQVEVYTLDPDSTKRRGVRDAQELYLSYEQVEVEDIKLCNRDLGLSEAALDNANILFTELGKSWIIQLLNMSNEDIEMFCDEKRGHKGSIMALQRKLFRLDSLKYMRSACPQNYIKNIVQSLEAGKNVVIEFGSQSNMLSYMLVTNMITRRIHEHYVKKADKFLQSKNPLDRPTPLMITIEEAHRFLDPGVVQSTIFGTIARELRKYFVTLLVVDQRPSGIDNEVMSQIGTRITALLNDEKDIDAIFTGVSGAGGLRSVLAKLDSKQQALILGHAVPMPVVVRTRPYDSTFYSEIGAIDWEEKTDEEVFTAAELAKADLGF; encoded by the coding sequence ATGAATTTGGGATTACCATTAGGTTCTGTTATTGAAGGTTCTCTGACCGGGGGTTTGGAGGTCAGATTACACCCAGATATTTCTGTCGAAGATATGCGGGTAGGTAAATTTCTCGTGGTACAAGGGATGCGATCGCGCTTTTTCTGTATGCTAACAGATGTATCCTTGGGTATGGCGAATGACCGCATTACAGCTAGTCCTCCCAATTGGGAAGATAGCTTTCTGCGTGAAGTATTAGCAGGTAGCGGTACTTATGGGATGATCAACCTAGCACCGATGTTGATGTTTACCCCTGAATCTCCAGAATCTAGCTTTTCTAACAATGGTAAATCTTCTAATTCTTTTATCCCATCGTCCACTGGTTTAGCATCCTTTCAACCCCAAACCAGTACGACGATGGAATTATTACCTGTGAAAACTATTCCTAGTCACTTTAGCCAAGTTTACGAAGCCAATGAGGAGGACTTCCGCAAGGTGTTTGGCTGGGAAGATGACCCTCAACGTAACAACTTTTCTATCGGTAAACCCTTAGATATGGATGTGCCGATTTGCATTGATTTAAACCGCTTTGTGGAACGGAGTAATGGGATTTTTGGGAAATCGGGGACTGGGAAATCTTTCCTGACACGGTTAATTTTAGCCGGGGTCATTCGTAAAAATGCGGCTGTTAACTTGATTTTTGATATGCACTCAGAATATGGTTGGGAAGCAGTCGCCGAAGGAAAGAACGTTAATACTGTCAAGGGTTTAAAACAACTATTTCCCGGACAAGTAGAAGTTTACACACTTGATCCAGATTCAACTAAACGCCGAGGTGTAAGAGACGCACAAGAACTATATCTAAGCTACGAACAGGTTGAAGTTGAAGATATAAAACTATGTAATCGTGATTTAGGACTTTCAGAAGCGGCTTTAGATAATGCTAATATCCTCTTTACAGAGTTGGGTAAATCGTGGATTATTCAATTACTAAATATGAGTAATGAAGATATTGAGATGTTTTGTGACGAAAAACGCGGACACAAAGGCTCAATTATGGCATTACAGCGGAAACTTTTTCGCTTAGATAGTTTAAAATATATGCGAAGTGCTTGTCCGCAAAATTATATTAAAAATATCGTCCAATCTTTAGAAGCTGGAAAAAACGTAGTTATCGAATTTGGTTCCCAGTCCAATATGCTCTCATATATGTTGGTGACGAATATGATTACCAGACGGATACATGAGCATTATGTCAAAAAAGCTGATAAATTTCTCCAAAGTAAAAATCCTTTGGATCGGCCGACACCATTAATGATTACAATAGAGGAAGCACACCGCTTTCTTGACCCAGGAGTGGTACAAAGCACAATTTTTGGAACTATTGCTAGAGAACTACGAAAATATTTTGTCACGCTTTTGGTAGTTGATCAACGTCCATCAGGGATAGATAATGAAGTCATGTCTCAGATTGGGACTCGAATCACCGCTTTGCTGAATGACGAAAAAGATATTGATGCTATTTTTACAGGTGTATCTGGTGCGGGTGGTTTACGCTCAGTTTTAGCTAAGTTGGACTCTAAACAACAAGCACTAATTTTGGGTCATGCTGTTCCTATGCCAGTAGTCGTGCGGACTCGTCCCTATGATTCTACCTTTTATTCCGAAATTGGTGCGATCGATTGGGAAGAAAAAACAGATGAGGAAGTATTCACTGCTGCTGAACTAGCAAAAGCAGATTTAGGTTTTTAG